Within Harpia harpyja isolate bHarHar1 chromosome 4, bHarHar1 primary haplotype, whole genome shotgun sequence, the genomic segment CAGCTCCATCACCCCCAATCTCCCCCCCAGTAGTTCCATCACTGTGGACAGGTGATGCCCTCCAGCTCCGAGACCCCCAGTAACCCTCCCAAAGGCTCCATCACCCCAGAGAGGTAATACCCTGCAGCTCCATCAGCCACAATCTCCACCCAACAGCTCCATCACCCCAGACAGGTGATGCCCCACATCTCCATCACCCCCAATCTCCGCCCAACGGCTCCATCACCCCAAATAGGTAATACCCCACAGCTCCATCACCCCAAGACAGATGCTGCCCCACATCTCCATCACCCACAATCTCCCCCCAATGGCTCCATCACCCCAGACAGGTGATGCCCCACATCTCCATCAGCCACAATCTCCCACCAATGGCTCCATCACCCCGAATAGGTAATACCCCACAGCTCCATCACCCCAAGACAGATGCTGCCCCACATCTCCATCACCCCCAATCTCCACCCAACAGCTCCATCACCCCAGACAGGTGATGCCCCACATCTCCATCACCCCCAATCTCCACCCAACGGCTCCATCACCCCCAAGACAGGTGATACCCCCCCCCTCCATCACCCCCAGCCCACCTTGAGGTGCTTCTGGAGCTGGACCTCATGCTGGCGGGTGAGGTGCTCGTGTTGCTTCTGGAACTCGGCGAAGAGCAGCTGcttctggagctgctgctgctgcttgaggGCCAACAGCTCCCGCTGCAGCTGCCGCTCCCGCGCCGCCGCGTCCAGCCCGGCCCCCGGCGCCTCCCCGCACGCCTCGGGTGCCCCTCGCGCCTccgccggcccctccgccccTGCGGGCACCGGGCAGGCTtagggggtgggctggggggtgTCTCAGGGCTGGGGGGCGGCTGGTGGTGGGCTGGGGGTAGCCcaaggactgggggggggggggctgggacaTGTTTAGGGGGCAATCTGGGGTGTCCCAGGGATGGAGGGAAAGCTGGAAGCAGCTTGGGGGTNNNNNNNNNNNNNNNNNNNNNNNNNNNNNNNNNNNNNNNNNNNNNNNNNNNNNNNNNNNNNNNNNNNNNNNNNNNNNNNNNNNNNNNNNNNNNNNNNNNNNNNNNNNNNNNNNNNNNNNNNNNNNNNNNNNNNNNNNNNNNNNNNNNNNNNNNNNNNNNNNNNNNNNNNNNNNNNNNNNNNNNNNNNNNNNNNNNNNNNNTGGTCCTCCCGTAAGTCCCATGGGGTGACGGTGGCCCTGGGTGCTGCCCCACGTCCTGGAAGCGGAGCGAGATGCTGATGGGAcctcttcttcttccttgctTTGCACAGGGCTCTCCTGGTGAACAAGGTCCTTCTGGTGCTTCTGGTCCCGCCGGTCCAAGAGTAAGTCCCCCAACTGAGCCATGACCTCCAGCCGGGGCTGGAgcatcccggggggggggagagggtcCCCGCTGTCATCGCCTTTCTCATGGGGACATGGGTCGGGCTGGAGGGGACCACTCTGCCCAGGCAGGATGGCCGTGCTCACCCCTTCTCCTCTCCCGCAGGGTCCTCCCGGCTCCGCTGGTGCTGCCGGCAAAGATGGTCTCAACGGGCTGCCCGGCCCCatcggccccccccggcccccgcggtCGCACCGGCGACGTCGGCCCTGTCGTACGTATCGGCCCCTCTGCCGCTGCCCGCCCAGAGCTGCCTGCCTTCATCTCCCGCTCAccatcctcttccttctcctcccgcAGGGTCCCCCTGGCCCCACCCGGCCCCCCCGGTCCTCCCGGCCCCCCCAGCGGCGGCTTCGACTTCAGCTTCCTGCCCCAGCCGCCCCAGGAGAAGGCCCACGACGGCGGACGCTACTACCGAGCCGACGATGCCAACGTGATGCGCGACCGGGACCTGGAGGTTGACACCACCCTCAAGAGCCTGAGCCAACAGATCGAGAACATCCGCAGCCCCGAGGGCACCCGCAAAAACCCTGCCCGTACCTGCCGCGACCTGAAGATGTGCCACGGCGACTGGAAGAGCGGTCAGTGTTGCCGCGTCCCTCTGGGATGCTCTCacctccatccctctgtcccctctACCTGCTCCTcgcctccctccttcctccatcccCCCTGGTTGATCCTCACCTTCATTCCTCCATCCTGGCTCTCGTGGCTGCTCTCCCCTCCATCCTCTACCTCTCGTGGCTGCTCCTCACCTCCAACCCTCTTACCTGCTCCTcacctccatcctccatcccttcatccctcGTTTCTCAGAGCTGCTCCTCACCTCCTTCCTCTGTTCCTCACGGCTGCTGCTCCACTTTATGTTCCACCCGCCAGATCCCTCCTACCTGCTCCTCACCTCCCTCCTCCATCGCTCAcggctgctgctcctcacctcctcccaccaccccTTCATCCTCCATCTCTCACAGCTACCCTCACCTATCCCTCTCATCCTCTGTCCCTTCCACCTGCTCCTCACCTCCATCCCTCACGCCTGCTCCTCACCTCCATCCTCCATCCATTGTGGCCACTtgcctccctccccgctccctgacccccttccctctgccccgcAGGCGAATACTGGATCGACCCCAACCAAGGCTGCAACCTGGATGCCATCAAGGTCTACTGTAACATGGAGACGGGCGAGACGTGCGTCTACCCAACCCAGGCCACCATTGCCCAGAAGAACTGGTACCTCAGCAAGAACCCCAAGGAGAAGAAGCACATCTGGTTCGGCGAGACG encodes:
- the LOC128140845 gene encoding collagen alpha-1(I) chain-like, giving the protein MVSTGCPAPSAPPGPRGRTGDVGPVVRIGPSGPPGPPGPPSGGFDFSFLPQPPQEKAHDGGRYYRADDANVMRDRDLEVDTTLKSLSQQIENIRSPEGTRKNPARTCRDLKMCHGDWKSGEYWIDPNQGCNLDAIKVYCNMETGETCVYPTQATIAQKNWYLSKNPKEKKHIWFGETMSDGFQFEYGGEGSNPADVAIQLTFLRLMSTEASQNITYHCKNSVAYMDRDTGNLKKALLLQGANEIEIRAEGNSRFTYGVTEDGCTSHTGAWGKTVIEYKTTKTSRLPIIDLAPMDVGAPDQEFGIDIGPVCFL